Proteins encoded within one genomic window of Posidoniimonas corsicana:
- a CDS encoding ABC transporter permease, translating to MIAPLDRKLIRDLAGMWGQALMIALVVSAGVATFINSRTMLYSLETTRAGFYDRFYFADVFAGVKRAPESIKQRAAEIPGVARVESRVVEMVNLDVPGMEEPAVAQLISMPVSGEPALNRVYLRRGRRLEPGRDDEVLASEKFTEANGLTVGDSVTAIINGRKKDLRIVGVVLSPEYVFQVKPGDLVPDPEHFGVFWMNREALEMAFDMEGAFNDLTIGLMRGAEVEEVIFRLDKLLVPYGGLGAYGREDQLSHMLLESDIQGLKTTGLVAPSIFLAVAAFLLNVVLARLLALQREQIAALKAFGYSNVAIGWHYLKFVLVIICFGSLLGMVGGFFLARTFTVMIAELYQYPELIIRMRPSVVATAVSVAAGAALLGAVGAVRRAVRVPPAEAMRPEPPASFGPTLLERLGLGRVLPSSARMVLRQIERRPVKSGLSVLAIALSVAIIVVGQFIQDSMDYTLDHQFFRVQRYDMAVSTLEASSTDILHDLSHMPGVMRVEPVRTVAARIRFGPRSRRVGLMGLPRDGTLYRMADDSGALYRPPPGGVTLSASLARRLGVEVGQLVRVETLEGKRPAAMLPVVSLLEDLQGLNAYMDIDSLNRLMRQGPRVTGAFLMTDSAQQTQTYHALKETPKVTGVTLKSSAIESFTETLAKNLGTMKKINLFFACVIAVGVVYNSTRIAQSERSRELATLRVVGFTRGEISAILLGELGLLTLAAMPLGWMMGYSFAAGLNLLMNQMEAFRFPLVVERSTYGIASGVVLTAATLSGLLVRRSLDHLDLIAVLKARD from the coding sequence ATGATCGCCCCACTCGACCGCAAGCTGATCCGCGACCTCGCTGGCATGTGGGGCCAGGCGCTGATGATCGCGCTGGTGGTGTCTGCCGGCGTGGCGACCTTCATCAACTCGCGGACCATGCTCTACTCGCTGGAGACCACCCGCGCCGGCTTCTACGACCGCTTCTACTTCGCCGACGTGTTCGCCGGCGTCAAGCGGGCGCCGGAGTCGATCAAGCAGCGCGCCGCCGAGATCCCCGGCGTGGCGCGTGTCGAGTCGCGGGTTGTGGAGATGGTCAACCTGGACGTGCCGGGCATGGAGGAGCCGGCGGTCGCGCAGCTGATCTCGATGCCGGTCTCCGGCGAGCCCGCCCTGAACCGCGTCTACCTGCGGCGCGGACGCCGGCTTGAGCCGGGACGCGACGACGAGGTGCTCGCCAGCGAGAAGTTCACCGAGGCGAACGGCCTGACCGTGGGCGACTCGGTCACGGCCATCATCAACGGTCGTAAGAAGGACCTGCGGATAGTCGGCGTGGTGCTGTCGCCGGAGTACGTGTTCCAGGTCAAGCCGGGCGACCTGGTGCCCGACCCAGAGCATTTCGGCGTGTTCTGGATGAACCGTGAGGCGCTGGAGATGGCGTTCGACATGGAGGGCGCGTTCAACGACCTGACGATCGGCCTGATGCGCGGCGCGGAGGTCGAGGAGGTGATCTTCCGCCTGGATAAGCTGCTGGTGCCGTACGGCGGCCTTGGCGCCTACGGCCGTGAGGACCAGCTGTCGCACATGCTGCTGGAGAGCGACATCCAGGGCCTCAAGACCACCGGCCTGGTCGCGCCGAGCATCTTCCTGGCGGTGGCGGCGTTCCTGCTCAACGTGGTGCTGGCCAGGCTGCTGGCCCTGCAACGGGAACAGATCGCCGCGCTCAAGGCGTTCGGCTACAGCAATGTGGCGATCGGCTGGCACTACCTGAAGTTTGTGCTGGTGATCATCTGCTTCGGATCACTGCTAGGCATGGTAGGCGGGTTCTTCCTGGCGAGGACTTTCACTGTGATGATCGCCGAGCTGTACCAGTACCCGGAGCTGATTATCCGGATGCGGCCCTCGGTGGTCGCCACCGCGGTGTCGGTGGCGGCCGGCGCCGCGCTGCTGGGCGCCGTGGGGGCGGTCCGCCGCGCGGTCCGCGTGCCGCCGGCCGAGGCGATGCGGCCCGAGCCGCCGGCCAGCTTCGGACCCACCCTGCTGGAGCGGCTCGGCCTGGGCAGGGTGCTGCCCAGTTCGGCGCGGATGGTGCTGCGGCAGATCGAACGGCGGCCGGTGAAGAGCGGGCTGTCGGTGCTGGCGATCGCGCTGAGCGTGGCGATCATCGTGGTAGGTCAGTTCATCCAGGACTCGATGGACTACACGCTCGACCACCAGTTCTTCCGCGTGCAGCGGTACGACATGGCCGTCAGCACGCTCGAGGCGAGCTCCACCGACATCCTGCACGACCTGTCGCACATGCCGGGCGTGATGCGCGTGGAGCCAGTGCGGACGGTCGCCGCGCGGATCCGCTTCGGCCCCCGCAGCCGCCGCGTGGGGCTGATGGGCCTGCCGCGCGACGGCACGCTGTACCGCATGGCCGACGACTCCGGCGCGCTGTACCGCCCGCCACCCGGCGGCGTGACGCTGTCCGCGTCGCTCGCCCGACGGCTGGGGGTGGAGGTCGGGCAGCTCGTGCGGGTTGAGACCCTCGAGGGCAAACGCCCCGCGGCGATGCTGCCGGTGGTGTCGCTGCTGGAGGACCTGCAGGGGCTCAACGCGTACATGGACATCGACTCGCTCAACCGCCTGATGCGGCAGGGCCCACGCGTCACCGGCGCGTTCCTGATGACCGACTCGGCCCAGCAGACCCAGACCTACCACGCGCTCAAAGAGACGCCCAAGGTGACCGGCGTGACGCTCAAGTCAAGCGCCATCGAGAGCTTCACCGAGACGCTCGCAAAGAACCTCGGCACCATGAAGAAGATCAACCTGTTCTTCGCCTGCGTAATCGCCGTTGGCGTGGTGTACAACAGCACCCGCATCGCGCAGTCGGAGCGGAGCCGCGAACTCGCCACGCTGCGGGTCGTGGGGTTCACACGGGGCGAGATCTCGGCGATCCTGCTGGGCGAGCTCGGCCTGCTGACCCTGGCGGCGATGCCGCTGGGGTGGATGATGGGCTACAGCTTCGCCGCCGGGCTGAACCTGCTGATGAACCAGATGGAGGCCTTCCGCTTCCCGCTGGTGGTAGAACGGTCCACCTACGGCATCGCTTCGGGCGTGGTGCTGACCGCCGCCACGCTCTCCGGCCTGCTCGTCCGGCGGAGCTTGGACCACCTGGACCTGATCGCCGTGCTGAAGGCGCGTGACTAA